Proteins found in one Bdellovibrionota bacterium genomic segment:
- a CDS encoding pilus assembly protein N-terminal domain-containing protein has protein sequence MKKLQIILLFVFTLPSFAWATSGTEEYLVVNNPRVMSFEYTMGNVTVGNPEIVNFKADREKKRITLLPKTAGTTLLLVYDSNGRQRDAIQLTVYPTDPERLLQQVRKLLRNVEGINISRLDEKIVIDGEVILPEDKERIQKVVTNSKQIIDLTRLNPDTNRIIAKKIQKEIGLDEVNVRSLKGQIILEGEVYSKQAKEKAEKIAGLYAEKVINVLDVREIPNPPSRQATIQVTAHFVEVSKNFSKNFNFRWNPVPKISSTGSYTINPVSGSDNLTGAITGTIDDMLPKLN, from the coding sequence ATGAAAAAACTTCAAATCATACTTCTGTTTGTTTTCACGCTCCCCTCCTTCGCTTGGGCCACATCAGGCACGGAAGAGTACCTCGTCGTGAACAATCCCCGTGTGATGTCCTTCGAATACACGATGGGAAACGTGACCGTCGGGAATCCCGAAATCGTCAATTTCAAGGCGGATCGGGAAAAGAAGCGAATCACCCTCCTTCCCAAGACGGCGGGAACTACGCTTCTTCTTGTATATGACAGCAATGGGCGACAACGAGACGCCATCCAACTGACGGTCTACCCCACCGATCCGGAGCGTTTGCTTCAGCAGGTCCGAAAGCTCTTGCGGAACGTGGAAGGGATCAATATTTCTAGATTGGACGAAAAGATCGTCATCGACGGCGAAGTGATTCTTCCCGAGGACAAAGAGAGAATTCAGAAAGTCGTTACAAATTCGAAACAGATCATCGATTTGACCCGCCTCAATCCGGACACCAACCGCATCATCGCCAAGAAGATCCAAAAGGAAATCGGCCTGGACGAAGTCAATGTGCGGTCTCTCAAGGGCCAAATCATCCTGGAGGGAGAGGTTTACTCCAAACAGGCGAAGGAAAAGGCCGAGAAGATCGCCGGCCTGTACGCCGAGAAAGTCATCAACGTTCTGGACGTCCGTGAAATCCCCAATCCCCCCAGCCGTCAGGCGACGATTCAGGTGACCGCTCATTTTGTCGAGGTATCGAAAAACTTTTCGAAGAATTTCAATTTTCGGTGGAACCCGGTGCCCAAAATCTCCTCCACCGGTTCGTACACGATCAATCCGGTCAGCGGCAGCGACAACCTGACCGGCGCCATCACCGGCACGATCGACGACATGCTTCCGAAGCTCAATT